From the Candidatus Auribacterota bacterium genome, the window AACACAATAATTAGTACCAGTCAAGTTAGGCCGCGAGCCCCCATGGGGGCTCCTCTCTTCCCTCTGTCAAAGAACAGGATACTCCTTACACCAGTCCGGTTTTAATTGTTCCCACTGTCCGGTTTTAATTGTTCCGGAACATAATTTTCGGACCCGGTCGGTAATGGGTCACTTATGGGTGGCCTTCAACAATCGTTTGCCGCAGATAAGAAAGCATTGTACGAGTAGGTAGGGTTTCTTGCCGCTGATACACGCGGATTGCATAAAGGTTTATCTGCGTTCATCCGCGTAAATCCGCGGCTAAAACCCCATAACTGTCCCATTACGATTTTTTCACACCTCCTCAGTTTTGTGTGGGTCTCGGATAAACGCGAGTAGTCGTCTCGTCCACGGATTGACGCCGATACCCGAGAAGCAATCCCCGCTCATCCGTGCCGGCGCGCAGGTGTGAAATCCTGGGATAACTTCCCACACTGAATTCCCCTGTGACTGAGGACGTAAGGCTCGAAATTATCTCACCATTCGCCGTGAGTATGTAGTAAACTGAATCTTGTTGTACCGATCAGCATGCAACAAGGGGTGGCGGACATGGGCAATGCTTTGGTGCGATGCATTCTCGCCATAGCGGTTACCGCCGCGCAGCCCGCAGCGGCACCATCGCTTCATGACTTGATTCGGGAGGCGCTCGCGTCCAACCCCGAAATCCTTGCCGCGAAGACAGCTTCCGAGGCCGCGTCCGCGCGAATCCTCCAGGCCGCAGCCCTCAAGGATCCGCTCCTTGAACTGGAGTATGACCGGATAAATGCCGACAGGGACCTCACGGGGCACCCGATGACCATGTATGCGATCTCTCAGGAAGTGCCGTTTCCCACCAAACTCTACTATCGCGCCAAAATCGCATCGCGGCTCGCCAGGATGGCCTACGAGAACTACCAGTCGAAGGAGCGGAGTATCATCGCCCAGGTGAAAAGCGCCTACGCTGACCTCTTCCTCGTCTACAGGTCTATCGATATCACGAGAGAGAACAAGAGTATCCTCGATCAATTTTCGTCTATCGCCACAACGCGCTACTCCGCGGGCACAGGGACCCAGGCGGACGCGCTCAAGGCCCAGGTTGCACTCGCGAAGATCGAAAACGAGCTGATCATGCTCGAGCAGAAACGCCTGACCGCCCAAGCCAGGCTCAACGTGCTCCTGAACAGGGATCCCTCCGGAAAAATCGGTGTTCCCGTTTCCACCATCGCGATTGCTCGCACCCCCACCCTTGACGAACTGTACGCGCTGGCGAAGGACAACAATCCGGAGCTCAAGGCATACCATTACGGGATCGAACGGGGTGAGGCCGCACTCAAGCTTTCCGTCAACGAGTTCATGCCTGATCTCATGGTGCAATTTAAGCAAATGGTGACGCATGGCAATCTCCAGGGAGGCATGTGGGCCGGGACGCTGGGGATAACCCTCCCACTCTGGTTTTTCCAAAAACAGCTCTTCGGAGTGAAAGAGATGAAGTCGGAGCTCGATATGGTGAGAGCTGAATACCAGATGAAGCAAAACATGGTATTGTTCGATGTGAGGGATTCCTATGCGAGGGCGGAGGCAAATAAGAAAGTGGCAGACCTTTATGGGTCCTCTTTCATCCCCCAGGCGGAAGAAACCATGAAAGCCGCCCTCAGGGGCTACGAATCGGAGAAAGCCGATTTTCTCTCCCTCCTCGACAGTCAGAGAATGCTCATAGAATTCAAATTAGACCGTTACAAGGCTCTCATAGAATTCACAGTAGCCCTGGCCGATCTTGAAAAGGCCGTAGGCGTCGATCTCCACATTGCAGAATGAGGTGGCATATGAGAGTGAGAAAGTTCATTCCGGTAATTCTGATTTCAGCATTGTGCATCGCCATAGTTGGCGCGCTCTCGGGTTGTGGACGGTCACAGTCCGCCGAAAAGGACGCGTACTATTGCCCGATGCACCCCACCTATACCTCCGACAAACCCGGAGACTGCCCGATATGCAACATGAAACTCGTGAGACGGGAAAAGGCAGTCCATGGTCCGCAGTCCATAGTCCATGGCCTACAGCCAACGGTCCGCGGTCCGACAGGGCCCATGCCGGTGCCCGCGCAGGAAAAGACACTTGCTGAAGTGTGCATCGAGCACCACTGTACTATGAAGAATTGCCCGATGATGCTGCGAGCAAACATAAAACCCGGAGAGAGGCTCCTCTGCCCCGTGTGCGGGGAGGTGATATCCACGGCGAGCGGAAAAGTCGTGGAGATATCGGGAAAGCCTCCCGCGGCAGCTTCTGCTGCGACAGCAATCTCCGGGAAGCGGAAAATCCTCTATTACAGGAATCCCATGAATCCGGAGGCCACTTCTCCGGTGCCCGTGAAAGACTCCATGGGTATGGACTATGTGCCAGTCTACGAAGAGGTCGAGGAGGGAGAGGAAGGGCCCGGAGTGTACATAAGCCCTGAAAAACAGCAGCTCATCGGAGTGAAGATAGAACGCGTGAAGAAGATGAAACTGGAGAAGGTCGTTCGCGCCACGGGTAAGATTGCCTACGACCCGGAGCTTTTCGTTACGCAGGAGGAATTCATTCAGGCGCTTCAGAACGAGGACACCCTCAAAGCCTCTGGCCTGAAGGATGCTATGGGCAGGGCACAATCGCTGACGGAAGCAGCTCGCCGCAAGCTGAAGCTTTTTGGGATGAGCGATGACCAGATCGCCCAGCTCGAAAAGACGAGGAAGGCGGACAGGAGCCTTTACCTCCCCCTCACGGGAGAGAGCGTGTGGGCATACCTCGCGATTTACGAGTATGAGATAGGGCTCGTGAAGGTCGGGGATATCGTAGAGCTTTCAACCTCCGCCTATCCGGGAGAAAAGTTCCAGGGGAAGGTGGCGTCCATCAGCCCTGTCCTGGACCCGATGACAAGGACAAACCAGGTGCGGGTCGAGGTCGCGAACCGCGAGGATAAACTGAAGCCTGAGATGTTTGTGAACGCGGTGATACACGTGGCACTCGGAGAAAAGCTCGCCGTCCCCGAGTCGGCCGTCATCGATACGGGAGTGAGGAAGATCGTGTACCTTGCGCGTCCGGGAGGATACCTCGAATCACGGGAGGTGCGCCTCGGGCAGAAGGCAGAGGGATACCATGAGGTTCTGGAGGGACTCTCCGCAGGAGACTCCGTGGTTACCTCAGGGAATTTCCTCATAGATTCTGAGTCGCGCCTTAAATCCAGTCTCGGCGATGAACATAGCCATGGGCAATAACGATGACCACACTGGTAAACGCGATCATTGAGTTCTGCGCCAAAAACAGGTTTATCGTGTTTCTCCTCGTGGGCGCTGTTACCCTGGTCGGACTCTATTCCATGATGCACGTGCCCCTGGACGCTATCCCCGACCTCTCCGATACCCAGGTCATCATCTACTCCCGCTGGGACCGGTCGCCCGACATTATTGAGGACCAGGTCACCTACCCGATTGTCACCTCGATGCTCGGAGCCCCCCGTGTCAAGGATATCAGGGGGTTTTCCGATTTCGGCTTTTCCTATGTCTACATTATCTTCGAAGACGGGACCGATATCTACTGGGCCCGGTCGCGGACCCTTGAGTACCTTAGTAAGATAATCCCGCGCCTGCCTGAGGGGGTGCAGGTGGAACTGGGGCCGGACGCCACCGGCGTGGGGTGGGTGTTCCAATACGCGCTCGTGGATGAATCCCACACGCATTCCCTCGCCGACCTCAGGAGCTTCCAGGACTGGTACCTTCGATACTACCTCCAGTCGGTGCCGGGCGTCGCCGAGGTCGCCACGATCGGGGGCTTTGTCCGGCAGTACCAGGTCACCGTCAACCCCAACGCCCTCCTCGCCTACCATATCCCCTTGATGAAGGTGGTCGAGACTATCCGCAAGAGCAATAACGACGTGGGGGGGAGACTGGTCGAGTTCAGCGGCGCGGAATATATGGTGCGGGGACACGGATATATTAAATCGGTTAAGGATATAGAGGATATCGCCGTGGGAATGGGAAAAGACGGAATACCCATAACCGTCAAACAGATCGGCACCGTGGCAATCGGGCCGGATATCAGAAGAGGCGTCGCGGAGCTCGACGGCAAAGGCGAGGTCGTGGGCGGGATCGTGGTCATGCGCCACGGGGAGAATGCCCTGAACGTCATCAACAGGGTCAAGGCCAGATTAAAGGAGATTGAGCCCGGCCTCCCTAAAGGGGTGAAAATCGTTACCACCTATGACCGCTCCGATCTCATAAGGGCATCCATCGGCACGGTGAAGGATAATCTTATCCAGGAACTGATCATTGTGAGCGTGATGATCATCTTCTTCCTGCTGCACTTCCGCTCCGCGCTCATACCCATCATCGGGCTTCCCATCGCCGTCGCCATCGCGTTCATTCCCATGAGCTGGATGAGAATGACGACCAACATCATGTCCCTCGGCGGTATCGTGGTGGCCATCGGGGACATGGTGGACGCCTCGATCGTGTTCGTGGAGAACGTCCACAAGCGGCTGGATGAGTGGGCGAAGGGGCTGCGCACGGGGAGCAGGGAGGAGATCATGATCGGGGCGATGAAAGAGGTTGGGGCACCGATATTCGCCTCGCTCGTGGTCATGGCAATCGCGTTCATGCCCGTTTTCACCCTGGAGGCCCAGGAGGGCCGCCTCTTCAAGCCCCTCGCGTTCACCAAGAACTACTCCATCTTCTTCGCGGCCCTGCTGGCTATCACGCTCACGCCCGCGCTCGTGATGACCCTCAT encodes:
- a CDS encoding efflux RND transporter periplasmic adaptor subunit encodes the protein MRVRKFIPVILISALCIAIVGALSGCGRSQSAEKDAYYCPMHPTYTSDKPGDCPICNMKLVRREKAVHGPQSIVHGLQPTVRGPTGPMPVPAQEKTLAEVCIEHHCTMKNCPMMLRANIKPGERLLCPVCGEVISTASGKVVEISGKPPAAASAATAISGKRKILYYRNPMNPEATSPVPVKDSMGMDYVPVYEEVEEGEEGPGVYISPEKQQLIGVKIERVKKMKLEKVVRATGKIAYDPELFVTQEEFIQALQNEDTLKASGLKDAMGRAQSLTEAARRKLKLFGMSDDQIAQLEKTRKADRSLYLPLTGESVWAYLAIYEYEIGLVKVGDIVELSTSAYPGEKFQGKVASISPVLDPMTRTNQVRVEVANREDKLKPEMFVNAVIHVALGEKLAVPESAVIDTGVRKIVYLARPGGYLESREVRLGQKAEGYHEVLEGLSAGDSVVTSGNFLIDSESRLKSSLGDEHSHGQ
- a CDS encoding TolC family protein, with translation MGNALVRCILAIAVTAAQPAAAPSLHDLIREALASNPEILAAKTASEAASARILQAAALKDPLLELEYDRINADRDLTGHPMTMYAISQEVPFPTKLYYRAKIASRLARMAYENYQSKERSIIAQVKSAYADLFLVYRSIDITRENKSILDQFSSIATTRYSAGTGTQADALKAQVALAKIENELIMLEQKRLTAQARLNVLLNRDPSGKIGVPVSTIAIARTPTLDELYALAKDNNPELKAYHYGIERGEAALKLSVNEFMPDLMVQFKQMVTHGNLQGGMWAGTLGITLPLWFFQKQLFGVKEMKSELDMVRAEYQMKQNMVLFDVRDSYARAEANKKVADLYGSSFIPQAEETMKAALRGYESEKADFLSLLDSQRMLIEFKLDRYKALIEFTVALADLEKAVGVDLHIAE